The following proteins are co-located in the Roseovarius arcticus genome:
- a CDS encoding cell division protein ZapA: MPEVDIEIGGRTFQVSCQEGEEHFLQSAAKMLDDEASVLAAQIGRIPEPRMLLMAGLMLADKTAGLQDKVDELQDRLSERDAELSGLRDAPPPAPERIEVPIVPSSVTDTLAEIAARAEALAETVDGKKAG, encoded by the coding sequence ATGCCCGAAGTTGATATCGAAATTGGCGGCCGTACCTTTCAGGTGTCCTGCCAAGAAGGCGAAGAGCATTTCCTGCAGTCTGCCGCCAAGATGCTGGATGACGAGGCGTCTGTTCTGGCCGCGCAGATTGGGCGCATCCCAGAGCCACGGATGCTGCTGATGGCAGGCCTGATGCTGGCCGACAAGACGGCGGGCCTGCAAGACAAAGTCGACGAGCTGCAGGATAGATTGTCCGAGCGCGACGCCGAGCTATCGGGTCTACGCGACGCGCCGCCGCCCGCGCCCGAGCGGATTGAAGTGCCGATTGTGCCCAGCTCCGTCACCGATACGCTGGCCGAAATTGCCGCCCGCGCTGAGGCGCTGGCCGAAACGGTGGACGGCAAGAAGGCGGGCTAG
- a CDS encoding ATP-dependent helicase translates to MNSFDESDAFEGASLSARAMAARPAPYLDGLNPEQRLAVETMDGPVLMLAGAGTGKTKTLTTRIVHLLNTGRAQPNEVLAVTFTNKAAREMKNRVGALLGQSIEGMPWLGTFHSVCVKLLRRHAELIGVQGGGNVDDVIEAPAREVTLKSNFTILDTDDQLRLLKQLVRAAGIDDKRWPARQLAGVIDSWKNRAWTPDKVPAAEAGAYNGKAVALYKQYQRRLIELNAVDFGDLLLHVVHIFQTHDDILKKYQRWFRYILVDEYQDTNVAQYMWLRLLAGGHKNICCVGDDDQSIYGWRGAEVGNILRFEKDFPGAHVVRLEQNYRSTPHILAAASGVIAGNKGRLGKELWTDVKEGEKVRLIGHWDGDEEARWIGEEIEAMQGGTRGLRKFGLDDMAILVRASHQMRAFEDRFLTIGLPYRVIGGPRFYERLEIRDAMAYFRCVTSPSDDLAFERIVNTPKRGLGDKAQQKMQVTARENGVPLIEGARILLEEKGLTGRGAKELTTLLDGLARWGRMTGDKAVSHIELAGIVLDESGYTEMWQNDKTPEAPGRLENLKELVKALENFENLTGFLEHVSLIMDNESDNEGEKVSIMTLHAAKGLEFPAVFLPGWEDGLFPSQRSMDESGLKGVEEERRLAYVGITRAEEICTISFAGNRRVFGQWQSSLPSRFIDELPEEHVDVLTPPGLYGGGYGAAAISDVQNSIDAKVADANVYNSPGWKRMQARASNRPTSQPRESKSPVIDMSATSSHTVGERVFHQKFGYGEIIGVEGDKLEIAFEKSGTKKVVARFVTSPDDVPF, encoded by the coding sequence ATGAATAGCTTTGACGAATCCGACGCCTTTGAGGGCGCATCGCTGTCGGCGCGGGCTATGGCCGCACGCCCGGCGCCTTACTTGGACGGCCTGAATCCCGAACAGCGCCTCGCAGTTGAGACGATGGACGGCCCTGTCCTGATGTTGGCCGGGGCAGGGACGGGCAAGACAAAGACGCTGACGACGCGCATCGTACATCTGCTAAACACTGGACGCGCCCAGCCGAATGAGGTGCTGGCAGTCACCTTCACCAATAAGGCCGCGCGCGAGATGAAGAACCGCGTCGGCGCGCTGCTGGGTCAGTCTATTGAAGGAATGCCGTGGCTGGGCACATTCCATTCCGTCTGCGTCAAGCTGCTGCGCCGCCATGCGGAACTGATTGGCGTGCAGGGAGGGGGAAATGTTGATGATGTTATTGAGGCGCCTGCGCGCGAGGTCACGCTGAAGTCGAACTTCACCATTCTGGACACCGACGATCAACTGCGCCTGCTAAAGCAACTGGTGCGGGCCGCCGGCATCGACGACAAGCGTTGGCCCGCGCGCCAACTGGCTGGCGTGATCGACAGCTGGAAGAACCGCGCGTGGACGCCAGATAAGGTGCCCGCTGCCGAGGCAGGGGCCTATAATGGCAAGGCAGTCGCGCTTTATAAACAGTACCAACGCCGCCTGATCGAGTTGAACGCCGTCGATTTCGGCGATCTGTTGCTGCATGTCGTCCACATTTTCCAGACCCACGACGATATCCTGAAAAAATATCAGCGCTGGTTCCGCTATATTCTGGTGGACGAGTATCAGGACACGAACGTCGCCCAATACATGTGGCTGCGCCTGCTGGCGGGCGGGCACAAAAATATCTGCTGCGTTGGCGATGACGACCAGTCTATTTATGGATGGCGCGGCGCCGAAGTGGGCAATATCTTGCGGTTTGAAAAGGATTTTCCGGGCGCGCATGTGGTCCGGTTGGAGCAGAATTACCGCTCGACCCCGCATATCCTCGCTGCCGCCTCTGGCGTGATTGCAGGCAACAAGGGGCGTCTGGGCAAGGAGCTGTGGACCGATGTCAAGGAGGGCGAGAAAGTTCGCCTGATTGGCCATTGGGACGGCGATGAGGAGGCCCGCTGGATCGGCGAAGAAATCGAGGCGATGCAAGGCGGCACACGTGGGCTGCGCAAATTCGGCCTAGACGATATGGCGATCCTCGTGCGCGCCTCGCACCAAATGCGCGCCTTTGAGGATCGGTTCCTGACCATTGGCCTTCCATACCGCGTCATCGGCGGCCCGCGCTTTTACGAGCGGCTGGAAATTCGTGATGCAATGGCTTATTTCCGCTGCGTCACCAGCCCCAGCGACGACCTGGCGTTTGAGCGGATCGTGAATACGCCCAAGCGCGGTCTTGGTGACAAAGCGCAGCAAAAAATGCAGGTGACCGCCCGCGAGAACGGCGTGCCTCTGATCGAGGGCGCGCGGATCTTGCTGGAGGAAAAGGGTCTGACCGGCAGGGGTGCCAAGGAACTGACCACATTGTTGGACGGCCTCGCCCGTTGGGGCCGCATGACAGGCGACAAAGCGGTTAGTCATATCGAGCTGGCGGGCATCGTTCTGGACGAGAGCGGCTACACCGAGATGTGGCAAAACGACAAGACGCCTGAGGCGCCGGGCCGCTTGGAAAACCTTAAGGAACTGGTCAAGGCACTGGAAAACTTCGAAAACCTCACCGGGTTCCTCGAACATGTCAGCCTCATCATGGACAATGAAAGCGACAACGAGGGCGAGAAGGTCAGCATCATGACGCTCCACGCGGCAAAGGGCCTTGAATTTCCGGCCGTGTTCCTGCCGGGGTGGGAGGATGGCCTTTTCCCCTCGCAACGCTCAATGGACGAGAGCGGCCTGAAAGGCGTCGAAGAAGAACGCCGCCTTGCCTATGTCGGCATCACGCGGGCCGAGGAAATCTGCACCATATCCTTCGCCGGAAATCGCCGCGTGTTTGGCCAGTGGCAATCGTCGCTGCCGTCCCGCTTTATCGACGAATTGCCCGAGGAACATGTCGATGTTCTGACGCCCCCCGGCCTCTATGGCGGTGGCTATGGCGCGGCGGCTATAAGCGACGTGCAAAACAGCATCGACGCCAAGGTCGCAGATGCAAACGTCTATAATTCCCCCGGCTGGAAGCGGATGCAGGCGCGCGCCAGTAATCGTCCAACGTCCCAGCCACGCGAATCGAAATCGCCGGTGATCGACATGTCTGCCACCTCATCACATACGGTGGGCGAGCGGGTGTTCCACCAGAAATTCGGCTATGGTGAGATCATTGGCGTTGAGGGTGATAAACTGGAAATCGCCTTTGAGAAATCCGGAACGAAAAAGGTCGTCGCGCGCTTTGTCACCAGCCCGGATGACGTGCCCTTTTAA
- a CDS encoding HlyD family type I secretion periplasmic adaptor subunit, with product MSSASDWSARWPIGIGIAGLVVLLGGFGIWAGFANLAGAIIAQGKVEVAQNRQVVQHADGGVVAAILVAEGARVAAGDTLLRLDPALQASQLTITENQLFELMARRGRLEAERDDRSAITFDPLLQELAQTRPIAAELMEGQARLLAARAETAGNEIAQLGKRRIQITDQIKGIEAQQASMSQQSNLIIEERVTQQSLLDRGLTQVSRLLALRREEARMAGTLGELTAQKAQAEGRITEIEIERLKLGATRREEAISTLRDLQYRELELREKRAALLEKLSRLEIVAPVSGVVYDLQIFAPRSVLRAADPILYIVPQDRPLIITAQVPITDIDLLHPGQDVILRFSALDQRQTPELMGQVMQVSADAFRDEGTGASYYRARITLSDSERRRLPDNTKLVPGMPVEAFFRTGDMTPMAYLVKPLSDYFARAFRG from the coding sequence ATGAGCAGCGCGTCCGACTGGTCTGCCCGCTGGCCCATCGGCATCGGGATCGCGGGTCTGGTGGTCCTATTAGGGGGCTTCGGCATCTGGGCGGGGTTTGCAAACCTTGCTGGCGCAATCATCGCGCAGGGAAAGGTCGAAGTCGCTCAGAACCGGCAGGTCGTCCAGCACGCAGACGGCGGCGTGGTCGCGGCGATCCTCGTGGCCGAGGGTGCGCGCGTCGCGGCAGGTGACACGTTGCTCAGACTCGACCCCGCCCTGCAGGCCTCGCAGCTAACCATCACCGAAAACCAGCTGTTCGAGCTGATGGCGCGGCGCGGGCGCCTTGAGGCCGAGCGCGACGACCGCAGCGCCATCACCTTTGATCCTCTATTGCAGGAGTTGGCTCAAACACGCCCCATCGCCGCCGAACTGATGGAAGGCCAGGCCCGCCTTTTGGCTGCGCGGGCCGAGACCGCAGGCAATGAGATTGCGCAACTGGGCAAGCGCCGGATCCAGATCACTGATCAGATCAAAGGGATCGAGGCACAGCAAGCGTCAATGAGCCAGCAGAGCAATCTGATTATTGAGGAACGCGTGACGCAGCAATCGCTGCTGGACAGAGGGCTGACGCAGGTCTCGCGCCTATTGGCGCTGCGCCGCGAAGAGGCGCGCATGGCTGGCACGCTGGGCGAGTTGACCGCGCAAAAGGCACAGGCCGAGGGGCGCATCACTGAGATCGAAATTGAGCGGCTGAAACTTGGCGCTACCCGCCGCGAAGAGGCAATCAGCACCCTGCGCGATCTGCAATACCGCGAACTGGAGCTGCGCGAGAAACGCGCGGCCCTGCTCGAAAAACTTAGCCGATTAGAGATCGTGGCCCCGGTGTCGGGTGTGGTTTACGACCTGCAGATCTTTGCGCCTCGGTCGGTGCTGCGCGCTGCCGATCCGATTCTGTACATCGTACCGCAAGACCGCCCGCTAATCATTACAGCGCAGGTGCCGATAACCGACATTGATCTTCTGCATCCCGGTCAGGACGTGATCCTGCGCTTCTCGGCTCTGGACCAGCGCCAAACGCCGGAATTGATGGGTCAGGTCATGCAAGTTTCGGCCGACGCATTTCGCGACGAGGGCACCGGCGCTAGCTATTACCGCGCCCGCATCACCCTCAGCGACAGCGAGCGCCGCCGCCTGCCGGATAATACCAAGTTGGTCCCCGGCATGCCTGTCGAGGCGTTCTTTCGTACCGGCGACATGACGCCCATGGCGTATCTGGTAAAACCGCTTTCGGACTATTTCGCGCGCGCATTCAGGGGGTGA